The proteins below are encoded in one region of Casimicrobium huifangae:
- a CDS encoding RrF2 family transcriptional regulator, with amino-acid sequence MRLTTMTDYSLRLLMYVAQRPEQLCTIAEVAAAYGISEAHLMKITHQLGLAGFIETVRGKGGGMRLARAPGEINLGAVVRSVEPDFNLVECLATGNTCTLTGQCRLTAIVSGALRQFLDHLDGHTLADVLPAHGDGPAQARTMKLQPLRRRPAVSESGK; translated from the coding sequence ATGCGCCTGACCACCATGACGGATTACTCGCTGCGTCTGCTGATGTATGTCGCGCAGCGGCCGGAACAGCTATGCACGATCGCCGAAGTCGCTGCCGCCTACGGCATCTCGGAAGCGCACCTGATGAAGATCACGCACCAGCTTGGGCTCGCGGGGTTTATCGAGACGGTGCGTGGCAAGGGCGGCGGCATGCGGCTGGCGCGAGCGCCCGGCGAGATCAACCTGGGCGCAGTCGTGCGCAGCGTCGAACCGGATTTCAACCTGGTGGAATGCCTCGCCACCGGCAACACCTGCACCTTGACCGGACAGTGCCGGCTGACCGCCATCGTCAGCGGCGCGCTGCGACAGTTTCTCGACCACCTCGATGGCCATACGCTGGCCGACGTACTGCCGGCTCATGGCGATGGTCCCGCGCAAGCCCGTACGATGAAGTTGCAACCTCTGCGGCGTCGGCCTGCCGTCAGCGAATCCGGCAAGTAG
- a CDS encoding hemerythrin domain-containing protein, producing the protein MKRQAALIPLSREHHDALSYARQAVAACQGQHADTVRLRTLALWDSSIAAHLATEEASLLPALAAAGAGDEAARAFAQHQQLRQLVARLRDGEPDALAEWGEAMREHVRYEERVLFPLAQRLLDLDALANTLNRPSTLPTVSI; encoded by the coding sequence ATGAAACGCCAAGCTGCACTGATTCCTCTTTCACGCGAACACCACGACGCGCTGTCGTACGCGCGACAGGCCGTCGCGGCCTGCCAAGGTCAGCACGCGGACACGGTGCGCCTGCGCACACTGGCGCTCTGGGACAGCAGCATTGCAGCTCATCTGGCAACCGAAGAGGCCAGCCTGCTACCTGCCCTGGCCGCCGCCGGTGCCGGCGACGAGGCCGCACGGGCATTCGCGCAGCACCAGCAGTTGCGACAATTGGTGGCTCGCCTGCGCGACGGCGAACCTGACGCGTTGGCCGAATGGGGCGAGGCGATGCGTGAGCACGTCCGCTATGAGGAACGCGTGCTGTTCCCACTGGCGCAGCGCCTGCTGGATCTCGATGCGCTGGCCAACACCCTCAACCGTCCGTCCACGCTTCCGACGGTGTCGATATGA
- a CDS encoding Bug family tripartite tricarboxylate transporter substrate binding protein has translation MDHIAPGGLPLDHVGVGTVSPSRRQFLQTTLAVAAAGALPGVAVGQAYPAKPIRLICPWPAGGATDAVMRAIAESAGKALGGSMLVENKAGASGMLGPNELVKAAPDGYTLSQLTIGVARLPHMQKMQFDPLKDFTYIACLTGYTFGIVVRSDSPIKSIKDLVEYAKANPEKFTYGTPGAGTTPHLAVEEFAAKAGIKLSHIPYKGAAEGVQAVLGGHVMSHSDSTGWAPQVDAGNLRLLATYGSKRAKRYPNVPTLNELGYETISDSPFGIGAPRGMDPALTRRLHDAFKKTLEDPAVLATFDKYDQSVIYMNTADYTKFIAEQYVKEKAVIERLGLGVKA, from the coding sequence ATGGATCACATTGCACCGGGCGGTTTGCCGCTTGACCACGTTGGCGTTGGTACGGTGTCGCCGTCGCGCCGTCAGTTCCTGCAGACGACGCTGGCGGTTGCCGCCGCTGGGGCGCTGCCCGGCGTTGCAGTCGGCCAGGCCTACCCGGCGAAACCGATCCGCCTGATCTGCCCGTGGCCAGCGGGTGGTGCAACGGATGCCGTGATGCGCGCCATCGCCGAGAGTGCGGGCAAGGCGCTCGGCGGGTCCATGTTGGTGGAGAACAAGGCCGGCGCCAGCGGCATGCTGGGCCCCAACGAGCTGGTGAAGGCGGCGCCGGACGGCTACACGCTGTCGCAACTCACCATCGGCGTCGCGCGGCTGCCGCACATGCAGAAGATGCAGTTCGATCCGCTCAAGGATTTCACCTACATCGCCTGCCTGACCGGCTACACCTTTGGCATCGTGGTGCGCAGCGATTCGCCGATCAAGAGCATCAAGGATCTCGTCGAGTACGCCAAGGCAAACCCCGAGAAGTTCACTTATGGCACGCCGGGGGCCGGCACCACGCCGCATCTGGCAGTGGAGGAGTTCGCGGCGAAGGCAGGCATCAAGCTTTCGCATATCCCGTACAAGGGCGCAGCGGAGGGCGTGCAGGCCGTGCTTGGCGGCCATGTGATGTCGCACAGCGATTCGACGGGCTGGGCGCCGCAGGTTGACGCCGGTAATTTGCGCCTGCTCGCCACCTACGGCAGCAAGCGGGCGAAGCGCTACCCGAACGTGCCGACGCTGAACGAGCTCGGGTACGAGACGATTTCGGACTCGCCGTTCGGCATCGGCGCACCCAGGGGCATGGATCCAGCACTCACCCGGCGCCTGCACGACGCGTTCAAAAAGACGCTGGAAGACCCGGCGGTGCTTGCGACCTTCGACAAGTACGACCAGTCGGTGATCTACATGAACACAGCCGACTACACGAAGTTCATCGCCGAACAGTACGTCAAGGAAAAGGCGGTCATCGAGCGGCTGGGGCTCGGCGTCAAGGCCTGA
- a CDS encoding DUF2249 domain-containing protein, with amino-acid sequence MSQPHLHLSPTAIYPFDARGIAKRFRHAAIFGALDALNPGETMRFVNDHDPLPLLDQLRARYGESVSIEYRQRDPGAIAIDFVVR; translated from the coding sequence ATCTCGCAACCACATCTGCACCTGTCGCCCACGGCGATCTATCCCTTCGACGCACGCGGCATCGCCAAACGCTTTCGCCATGCCGCCATCTTCGGTGCGCTTGATGCCCTGAACCCCGGCGAGACGATGCGTTTCGTCAACGACCACGATCCGCTGCCGCTGCTCGATCAGCTGCGGGCGCGCTATGGTGAATCGGTGTCGATCGAATATCGTCAGCGCGATCCCGGCGCCATTGCGATCGATTTCGTCGTTCGCTGA